Genomic window (Chryseobacterium bernardetii):
ATTCGCCCATACCTCTTTTTGACTTAAAAAACTGATATTCTGTATCTGTACTAACAGAATGTTCTGCAAAAATTATAATCTTGTCAAAATCCAGGTCTATATACTGATCGCCTAACAAGGTAGCTAGTGAATTGCGTCTGACTGCTTTAATAATATCTTCTAATTTCATCTCTATTCGCATTTCATAATTAATTTCATTCAACAAGGTTCAATACTTTCCAGCCATCTTTGCCAGAATACCATACCCACAGTCTATTTATAGTAACTGTACCGTCACTGTAAATAACCTTCTCCTCTATTAATTGCTGATCTTCTCTTTGATATTCCATGGTGAAAACCCTGTCTAAACCTTCAAATTTTGGAAACCCATTTAACTCCAACTCTTCAAAAAATGATACTTTCAAGGCTGATGTTATCATTTCATGGGTCTTCTCAGTAATTTCTACAGAATGTCCTATCATAATATTCTCAGCTTCCTTCCTGAAATCTTTACAGGAAATAATTCCATCAAGATCTTTGTGACCATAAAACTCCTCAATACTTAAAATTGCACCTTCAGGCGTAGAACGATCTGGTCTGAAAAAATCATTACCCTCGTCAATTCGAAATCCACATTCTATTTCAAAATTGAGTTTTTCCTCTTCTCCCAGCGAATTCCAATAATGTCTTATAGAGTAGCCTCCAAGCATTCTTTGCCCCTCAATAATCATCCAGTCTATAGCTGTATTTAAAGGGACTTTTTTTGGCTCATTATTTTCTGACAAAACTCCACAGTAATAGCTATCTTCAATCCTAATATTTTCTAACCAAACAAAAATGCCATTCTCATTCTGAAATTTGATCGCAGAATAACCAGAATAACCACTTTTAACTAGCTCGTTGAAATACCAGATTGTGTTTTTTGCTTTATATAATAAATAGAGATATTCTTGATTTACCTCTAACTGAAAACTTTTATTCATGTTTCACAGGTGAATGTCACCGTTGTTTTAGGGTTATATTATTATAGTCGAGCAGACATCTTTTAATTTATAACTTTACACATCGCATTTTGGGTTATACAATGCAGTTCAAACAGATCAATTTATCGAGGATTATTCATCATAAAATAGCTCTTATCCACTGTGCCGATTTCAAAAATCGTTTTGCTGTATCATCCCCCCATTGCGCCCCATAATCAAACTCAAAGTTTTTGCAATTGTCATTTTTCAAAACTGTATTGGCGGTTAGTAAAAGCTTTTTACTATCAATAGTTCCCGAAAGCTCCTGAAATTTCTTTTTCCAACCTGCGGATGGATTAGCACCACGCCCAGTATCAAAGAAATTAATAAGCTGAACTTTAATGTCAAAATCATCCCAATCGTCTTCAGCAATTTCTAAATTAAAAATGCCATTCAAGATTTTATAACAGCCCTGCTGATTTTCCACTTGAAATTTTTTCAAATAATCAATTAATGCGACATCCTTAGGCGAAACCAATTTTAAAATCTTTTTAAAACAGATAATATCATGGTGAAAGGTCTTTTGCTGAATAATGTGCAATATATTTTTCAAAGTTGAAAACTTAACTTCGTTAGTAGCCTGTTTAAAAATACCACGAACATGTTCTATTTTTAGAATGTCTTCTATGAAATTACTGTTGGGCGAAACGAAATAGTTATCTCTAAGATAAACAGTAATATGAAAAAAATCTTCTGGTGAATATACAATCATCTTGTCCTTTACAAATTTGCCTATCAAATTATCTCTGAGTAATGCACCTAATCTTACAACATACAATGACCTCAAAAAAGCATCATTGAATACATTGTTGTAATGCAACAACTTAGGAAGGATGTATTTGTAACATTTCCTTTCGATTTCTGATGAAATGAGTTGGTTGAATTTTGCTTCCAATTCTTTTTCTGTTTTTACCTGCTCCTCCATATCATGAATCGCTTGCTCATGTTTCAATAGCAATAAGTAAAACCAATTTTGAATTTTAATAAAATCACTTTCAGAAATATTTAGCTCTTTAGCTAAAATTTCAGATTTCGCAAATTCATCGTTTTTAAAAGTCAAATATGGATTATTTGTCATGATTTTTTGAATAAATTCTCACCAAATATTACTTTCTTATTCTCTATTTTATACGGATATAGTTGCTGATATCTGTCTTCTGGTGATAGGATAAACTCTGTTACTAATACATCTTTTCCTTGATACTTACCATCCATAGCTATAGCATAAACCCGAACATCTTCATCTTTAAGATCTTCATACGCTCCGGCCAATAAAACATCATACATTTCTTTTGAATCGGTTGATTCTGAGTAAGCGGAAATATAAGTCAGTTTGCCATTTGCTCTAACATAAGTAGCATATGGAGCAAATTCACCATTTTCAAGTAAAAATTTTTCTGCTTGCTCTTTAATAGCGTCAAGCAATATTTCAATATTAGTCATCATTAAATATAATAAATTTAACACTATGCACAACCAGGAACACCGTTACAAGGATCTTTAGGTTTTGGTACAGGCATAAGCTTTGGCGCTGGAGCAGGAGTAACTTTCATATTATCTATTTTTGGTTTTGGAGGTGCAACATATCTTTGTATTTTAATACCAGAATTTTCTAAAGGTTTAGTAATTTCTGCTGACTTATTTAAATGTAATATTGCCTCCTGACCGTTGCCTTTAGAAATTTGTTGTTGACCCCTGAGTTGTTTAGTGAAAGACTGTTTTACTACATGCTTAATTTCAATTGTTCCACCTTCATCTGTCATTGCATCTGGAATGGTACGCCCTATTTTCCCTGTTTTTGGATCTGTAAATTCATAAGTTTGCGTATTTTTATCCTTCCCCATTTCAGCAAGCTCCTTTTTCTCAACATATCGACCAAAATTAAAACGTTCCTGTCGAGCTGAATTTTCTGCTGCTTTAGTTCCTACTTCTCCTGTTTTTGTAAGCGTTTCAATAACAGTTGGTTTAATTGAGGACTCCTCAAATAAAGGCATTAGCCGAAGCCACCAGCAACATCCATTCACCTCTTCTGGAGCTCTACCATCAGGATCAATAAACTTTAGTGGATTATTAAAAGACATGTTGTAGGGACTCCAACTACTAAATTCCTCACTTAGGGGATCGGGACTGATCCAGCGACCATGTGTGTCTCCGATCGGTTGAGCATCTGGATCATCAAGATTCACTTCTAAAAAATCGACAACTTCGCCCTTTTTTACATTAAATCGCACCGATCCAATAGTAACCACGCTATCCTGATCGTGAAATTCCAAGTATTTTCCCTTGCTTAACGTCGCAACCTTGGGATAATAGCCATATTTCTTAAAGGGATTTCCGGCTTCAATGTTCTTTCTTCTTCTTTCAGCTTCCTGAGGGCTCAGACTATCTCTCGTTTTTAGTACCTCAGTCATATAGGGGCGAGATCGCTCTTCCTTGGTCAGTTTAACGGGATTTCCCCATTCCTTTTGTTTTGTGTTCTTTTTCTTTTGATTTACCTGCGCTTGCGAAGAGCAGACAAGGAATAGGAAAACAAAAAATAAAATCTTTCTCATAATTTATTTGTCTTTTGATTTTTTTTATAAAAATTCCTTTGGAATCTTGTAGATCTTTGGGGATTCTTTTTTCGGTGTGATTGGTTTTGGCTTTTTATTGGATTCTTTTTGCTTTTGTGCATTTAGGATCTTAATCCTTTCAGCGATTTCATTACTTTTTTGCTGGTTTTCTGTACTCTTTAATGATCCAAGCCATTTTTCGTACTGATCAAGCGGCATCTGGGTAAAGCCTGATTGATCAATATAATCAAAGCCTATATTTATTTGGCGAAATTGATTTTCCAGTGGTGGATAATTACGGATATTTTGAAGCTGCTCTTTAATTTGAGGATCAATCCCAAACCTACTACAAGCCTGCATAAAGCGTACTTGATCCGTGTTACTCTTCCATAAGATTGCATTTATATTATTTGGATTGAGTATTAATGCTTTATCGAGAACTTTGGAGACAAATTCATCATAACCATATTTGTGGATATATCCGCTGGCAAGATCCACATAAGTCTGTGATAAGATCTCACGCTTAGTTAGATTCTGCATATATAGTTTGTTCTTTAGTGCTTCTGCTTTAATATATCCCGAATTAAGAACAAATGAATTTGCAGAAAACATCCCATTGGTAAGCTCAACACTTAACATTTCGCCATCAGCATCTTTAAACCGGATATAAGAGTGATTGGGTGACATAACCAAGTAAGCTTCCGCACCAATTTGTTCAGCTAAAATAAGGTATAACAAGGGCATCGAATGACATTGTCCTGTATTGGTTTTCATCAACTTGGAAACAAACATTTTGGAGTAATCCTTTGCGCCCATATAATCATCAAAATCATACTTCATTGCTTTGTGCACTACTTTTCCGTTAAGTTTACTGTCCTCCGCGAAGTATTTGAAAATGGATAAGTTTTTAGAAACATTGTCGGAATCTTCAATTCCACTATTTTTTATTTCTTTACGAATGATATTTGTGGCTTTTTGGATTTGACCCTGATAAGTTGACTGAAAATTTTTATCATTGTTATTGTATGCATTTTCCACTATAAAAACTGCATCAGCAATTGAATAACTTTCAGAATCAAGTTTTGAAAGATGTTCAAATGCATTGTAATATGCGCTAGTTCCTTTCTTGTCTGACAATGGAGATAGCTTAAAATTTCTTGAAAATGCTTCCGCACGAATCTCTGCGATCTGACGTTCAACTTCTTTATTTAGATGCGCTTGATCGGACTGGTAATTAACTTTCTTCTGTGGATTTACAAAATTTGGGTAATTATTCGTTCTAGAAGACAAATTGGATGTCTCATTCCGAATCACCGGAACACTATTTAAATTAGCTTGCTGAGGAGTCTCAGGAAGTTTTGGTAATCGTTGTCCATAACAATAACATCCAACTATAAAGTAGTAAAGTAAAATAATTTGTTTCATCGGTTTTATGTGTCCTTATAGGTTGATTTTGGCTTCGCAATATATTTATTTTATAAAAACTAAAACATAGGTATTTTCACGGAAAATTGAATTATTTACTTTGTTTAGTTATTCATTTCTAATTCTTTAAAAACAAAATTAAACTGCGATAACGTCAAAACCTGTCGTAATATAATCGATGTTATTACGAATTTGCACTTATGTATTTTTAGGGGTAAAATACAAAAGGCATGGAACTATGACGCTATGTTAGAGAGGTACTGCGAGAACCCGACAACCATATAGACGACCTAGCCCATGCCCATATAATGGTACACGGGCGTAAGTCTGTCAAATAATGGTTGTAAAGAAGATTCGCAGTTTTCTCTAACCAGTTGACAGCTTACGCTTTATTTTATTTTCGATAAATTTTAGGATGTAAATATATAAATATTTTTTAAACGAAATTTAATTTCACCATCAAAGGATGTAATTACACATATCTAGACAATTATTGAGCAATTCCAATTTTACATAAAATTATTCAAATAATTGTAAGATTCAATGCAAATCTATCACAAAAATTAACTTATTCAATAAAATATAATTAAATTTGTAACGCGAGACCTCCGAAACCTTTTATAATGACTTTCTTCTCTAACCATATAATTGATGTAGAGGATATGTATAAATCCATATATAATACATATCGAGAACGTGTGTTTCATTACATCAAAGGAAAAGTTAAGAATAGAAATGATATTCGTGATATCGCACAAAATGTGTTTTTCCACCTATGGGAATATAAGGAGTCGCTGGGTGGTGTGAATACTGAAAATATAATTTTTAAGACCTGTAATCAGGAAATTTCAAAATTTTTCAAAACACAGCGAAAACATGTATTTGAAAATGATCATGCTATTCCTGAAACACCCGACGATGCTGTCGATCAGCTGGATTCCAAACTCAAAAAAGAACAACAACTGCAAGCGGTGCAGGATAGCATTGAATTGCTTCCGGCTTCAAGTAAGAAAATGTTTACAATGAACAAACTTGATGGTGTCACTCAGCAAAAAATTGCCGCTCAGCTTAATTTGCCAAAAAAAACTGTGCAAAAACAAATTTCTAAAGCACTGATTTTTCTTAAAGATTTTCATAAAAACTCTTAAAATGAGTTAAAGTCAGCTAAAAAGAGTTAAATTAATACTCCCAGAGGGGATCTTTTTTCATTTCGTTCCTAAATGTAATAAAAGACCCTTTTCCTATGAACAATAATGAACCTTACGTAGAACCACTCACCCCCCAGGAGGCAGAAGAGGATTGGCTCGCTATTATCGCTCGGATAAGAGCGCACGAAGCCAAAAAGAAAAAAAGAAAAATCACCCGCTTTGTATCTGCAATTGCAGCATCAATCCTGCTGTTAATCGGTACTATTATAACTTACAGAATGTATGTGTTACCTGACATATACTTCGCTAAGGATAATGATTTGGCAATAACCTTAACGGATAATTCTCATATTACCCTTTCCAAAGGTGCAAAATTAACAGTATACAAAACCTTTCCTTCTGATACAAGGGATGTTTTTCTTGAGGGTAATGCAGTCTTTAAGGTCAGCAAATCAAAAGAGCATCCATTTATTGTACATGCTGGTTCCTATGAAGCTAAAGTTTTAGGAACTGTATTTAAAGTGGTGCAAACAGGGGCTACTTTTAAAGTAGATCTGTATGAGGGCAAAGTTCAGGTGAGCAACTCTTCAAAACCCAAAGAATCTTATATTATACAGCCCAAAGAAACATTTTCAAATATGGGCTCCAATCAAGTTGCTACTGTAGCACCAACAGCCCATGATGATTTCAAAAAGAAAAAGATAAGCGCTACGCTAGCTTTTACCGACTTCTATTTACAGGATGCCTTAAAGATCATAGAAAGGACTTATGGGATTAAAATCATATTTCCCGCAGACCGGGCCTCTTCAAAAATATCTATTTTGAGTAAGGATGCCACGGTAGATGAGCTAATGGAAAATATTTCAATACAATTAAACCTAAATATAAAAAAAGCCAATGTTAATACTTTTGAACTGGAGGAGTAAACTCCGGTCTTTGATTACTGCGGACATGATCCCAGACATTTGCCCTAAGTTAGGTTGGACTTAATAGAGAAGACCGACGGGCGCAACCGTCGGTCCTGTATCCAACTAATAAAACTGAACGGAATTATTAATTTTTAAATACATGCAAAAATATGAAAATTTTATGCAGTGCCGCTGTATTTCTATTATTCGGCTGGCACGGGCTACATGCCCAACAGAATCTCTCCCAAATGAGGGTAAGTTTTGAAATCGGTAAAACTCCTGCAACAAAAGCAGTTGAAAAATTTCTAACCAAAAATAACATACCGTATAACTACTCTAATGATGACCTAAAAAATTATACGGTTCAACCGCTAAAGTGTAAGAACGAACCTGTAATTGATTGTTTAAACAAGCTATTAAGAGATATACCAGTTGAAGCTTTAATAAATAATAATAGTGTAATTATTCGACCAAAAAAGAACAAGATAACATCTGATAATATTGAATTGTCTGAACCCTCTATCGCAAAAGCAGATACCTTACGCGAAGCATCTAAAACTCAAACCATTGAAGAAGTTATCCTAAATGCTGGTTACTATAAAGTGAGAGACAAGGAACGCACTGGTAGTATTTCTAAGGTAACAGCAAAAGAAATAGAAAACCAGCCTGTTACCAATGTGTTATCAACTGTTCAGGGGCGTATGACAGGGGTCAACATTATTCAGAATAGTGGTGTACCTGGCGCCGGATTTGAGATTCAGATCAGAGGACAAAACAGCTTAAGAACAGGAACTTTTACAGAACAAAACGGTAACGTCCCTCTCTATGTTGTGGATGGCGTTCCCTTTAGTGAAATAAGTCCCCAGAAATCTCAGATCTCATCGACAATCATACCCGGAGGGAATATCAACCCATTAAATACAATCAATCCTAATGATATCGAAAGCATCGAAGTACTAAAGGACGCCGATGCCACAGCAATCTATGGTTCAAGAGGAGCGAATGGTGTTATACTGATCACTACAAAAAAAGGTAAATCCGGCAAAGTAAGCCTGAATTTTTCTACCAATTATGGAATAAGCGAAGCTATATCCAATCTTACCCTGCTCAATAAAGATGAATATCTAAACATGCGCCGTACAGCCTATAAAAATGATGGTATTTCTGCCTACCCATCAAATGCCTATGATGTAAATGGTGTGTGGGATCAGCAGAATGGAATTAATTGGCAAAAAATTTTGATAGGTAAAAAGGCTACGACCAATAATACCCAGCTATCAGCAAATGGAGGCAGCAAAACCACAAGCTTTCTGGTGAGTTTAGGTCATAACGAACAGACAACGGTATATGGACAGGATTTTAAATACACTTCTAATAATTTTAGCTCAAATCTATCACATCGCTCAGAAGATAACCGATTTCAGATCAATGTTTCAAATTTGTTCACACAACAAAAAAATAATGTTATTTATAGTGATCTGACAACAAGAGCGTTTACACTATCTCCTATATCACCTCAGCTCTACACCCCTGATGGTAGTCTGAACTGGGCTAACAATACATTTACAAATCCGCTAGCAGCCTATAATGCATCCTACAACAATGACACAAAGCTGTTCCAAACAAATTTAAACTCAGAATACAAGCTTTTTAAAGACTTTAAAGTTAAGGTTAACGCAGGACTAAATTATACGACGGTCGATGAGTTGGCCCTACAGCCAAATACCATCTATAATCCTAACATTGGAAGTGGCCTTTCGAGTGCAAATTCACAGGCACGCCAGAAAAAACAGAACATTTTCTCCTTTATTATAGAACCACAGGTGAACTGGGCAAAAAACTGGGGCAAACATAATCTACAGATTCTTTTCGGAGGAACTTTTCAGAGTATGGTCAGAGATACCGAAGAAGAGCTGGGTTTTGGTTTTGAAAGCAATCAGTTCATAAGTAATATAGCCGCCGCAAAAACTATAATGATGTTGGAAAACTCCAACATTGAGTATAAGTACGCCGCAATCTATGGTAGGCTTAACTACCAATTTAAAAATAAATATATACTGAATTTAACAAGCAGACGCGACGGTAGCAGTCGTTTTGGCCCCAATAATAGATTTGCAAATTTTGGTGCCATAGGAGCAGCCTGGAATTTTTCGAAAGAAAACCTTTTAAAAAATCTGGAATGGTTGAGCACAGGTAAGCTACGTGCTAGTTACGGATCTGCTGGAAGTGACAATATCGGTGATTTTCAGTTTCTTAACAATTATATTGTTTCATCAACATTGATCTACAACAATATTACTGGCCTATCTCCTTCCCGTCTTTACAATCCGGATTACAGCTGGGAAATAACGAAAAAAATGGAGGCCGCAGTTGAACTGGGCTTTTTTAAAAATAGATTAAAACTCAGTACAGCCTTGTATCGCAACCGCTCTTCAAGTCAGTTGGTTGGATATCAGCTTTCCGCAGTGACAGGCTTTTCCAGTGTTATGGCAAATCTGAACGCGACTATAGAAAATAAAGGACTGGAAATAGAAATTACAGGTCGCCCGATCGCAAAGAAAGACCTGCAATGGGAATCAAGTTTTAACATAAGCTTCCCCAGTAACGAGCTGCTATCATTTCCCGGACTGGCAGGCTCATCCTATGCAAATCAATATGTTATTGGCCAGCCCACAAATATTGTAAAATTATATCAGTTCGAGGGAATCGACCCATCAACCGGTCAATATAGATTCAAGGATTTTAATGGTGATGGTAAAATTACGAGCCCGGAGGACCGACAGGTTGTAGCCGATATTGGCATCAAATATTTCGGTGGATGGAGCAACAATTTCCGATACAAAAACTGGGATTTATCCATTCTCTTTCAATTTGTTAAAAAGAAAGGTTGGAATTACAACTCCATCATGTCACTTCCGGGAACAATGAGCAATCAGCCTACACAAGTACTTGACGTTTGGTCACCACAGAACCCTACAGGTTACTACATGCCATACAGTACCTTAAACACGAATATACATAACCTATTCCGTACTAGTACTGCCGCAGTTTCTGATGCTTCCTTCATACGTTTAAAAAACATTCAGCTTGCGTACACGCTACCACTAACAGAGGGTACATTTAAAAATGTAAAAATTTATTTTCAGGGCCAGAACCTCTTGACCTGGACAAAATTTTTTGGCGTAGACCCTGAAGCATTGACATCTGGTTTTTTACCACCACTCCGAACATACTCTTTCGGAATTCAATTTAACCTTTAAAAAAAAGAAAATGAAAAAGATAAATTTTGTCATACTGATGATATTCATTTTAACAGCCGCATCATGCGATAGATTATTAGATGTAAATACACCTGACAACCAGATCGACCAAAGTAAAGTTTTCGAGGATATTCAGACAGCAAATGCTGCTCTTGCTGCACACTATGCCGACCTGATGAAAAGTTCCCCAATTGCGGGCGGTGATCTTGAGACTTATTTGAGCTCATATACAGATGAACTCCAAAATTATACGACAACCGCATCTGATAGCAGAGATCTGTTTTTAAATCTGCACACAGATACAAACAGTATCATGCTGAACGCGTGGGCAACCGCTTACAAGCACATCTACACTGCGAATGCTATTATAGAGGGAATTTCAGGTTCACAAGGGATTTCAGCCAGTGACAAAAACTGGTTCCGCGGGCAGGCTCTACTGACAAGAAGTATTATGTTCTTCTATTTAAACCAACTTTATGGAGATATTCCCTATCCTGAATCAACAGATTACAAAGTCAATAATGTCATTGAAAAAACATCATCAATCACCGTATTGACAAATTTGGAACGTGATCTTCTGGAAGTCTCTTCGCTGCTTCAAAATGAATATAAAGATCCCGAGAGGATTTACCCGAACAGATTTGTTGCGAAACTGCTACTGGCTAAAGTATATATGGCTGGACAGAACTGGGATAAAGCTGAAATTTTATTGAAAGAAATAATACAGAGCCCCTTGTATCAGATTGAATCTGACATTACAAAGGTTTTTACGAAATCTGGAAAAGAAGTACTATGGCAATTAAAACCTAACAACAATGCTTCTTTACAGCAGGCCACAGTATTTTATTTCACCAATTCATTACCAAATATTTACGCAATTTCGGAATCGTTGATCAATACATTTCAAGATAATGATCTCCGTAAACAGAACTGGATAGGACGTGTAGATTTTGGTGGTGTTTCCTACTACAGAGTGGAGAAATATAAAAACCGTAACAACACCAATACCAACGAATATTCGATTGTATTTAGGCTTGAAGAAGCCTATCTCTTACTGGCAGAAACACTTGCTCAGGAGAATAAGGTTGATGAGGCACTGCCCTACGTCAATGCAATAAAACTGCGCGCGCAACTTGCTCCTCTTACAATCCCAATCGCTAAGGAACTACTTCTGCAGGAGATCCTACTTGAAGATAAGAGAGAATTTTTTGTGGAAATGGGACATCGTTTTCTAGATTTAAAAAGAACAGGAAAATTGAACACGCTACAAGCGACAAAACAAAACTGGAAAGATTTCCATCAATTATGGCCAATACCTCAAAAAGAAATTCTTTTAAATGCTAACCTGAAACCTCAAAACCCCGGATATTAATGTTGACTATAATAAAAATATTACTGCTGTTTACAGGTTGTATTTGCGTTTCGGGACAAAGCTATCCGGACACTATAACAGCCTGGAAAACGAAGTTTGCCAAATTGGGAGGAGCACCAAAACTTTCTCCCGCAGGTAAATGGATATCTATCAATAAATTTTCAAGGAACGCCACAGACACTACCTACGTTGCTGAAAGTCTGTCTGGAAAAAACCTCCACAAAATAGCGGGCAGTGCCACCTTTTTAAATGACCAGCTCGTCATAGGAAAAAATAGGGATAACGTTGAAGTTATCAATCTTAAAAATGGAAGTAAATCTTTGCACGAAAATATCAGCAATGTTTATGCATTAACTGCTCTAAATCGATATGCTCTGCTAACAAGGGCAAAGACAATCGAAATATATGATCAGAGCGGTAAATTAGAACAGTTAAACAATATCGAGGGATTTGGTATCAATAAACAAAATAGATTGTATGTGGTACGCAAAGTTGAAAACAGCCATGAAATCTGGGATCTCTCCTCGAAACATATCCGTTGTGCTTATAGTACACCTCATAATATAAGAAAAACCGATATTAGTATTTCTGGTGACAAACTATTTATTACCGAAGGGATTAAAGGTGAGCCAGATGACCAGCTTGTAATTATTGGAACAACTGGAACTGACATTAAAATTCCAATACCCAAACTGGCAGAAATAAGTTTTACAGAAATCCAGAAAGGTAAGGCATTCCTACTGGAGGCAAAGGTTAAATTTGACGAGATCCAGAAGGAGGATGTAGAAATTTGGTATGGTAATGATACGTATCTGGGACAGGATAAACTATATTTTAAAGCCAAATCACAAAAATTCTGGTTTTATAATCCGACTAAATCCATTATTAAAGAGTTAACATCGACCAAAGGATTCGAAGTTAAAGCGCTAAATAATGAAAGATTTTTCTTAACCTATATTCCCCGTAAAGACTTCAATTACCTGACATCTAATCTCAGTCCAGAAGACCTCAATGATGCGCAAATATATGATAGCTTTTCGGATACCTTCATCCCCATCGGCAATTTTAAGGCGGTCAGAAGGTTAAACCGCAGAAAGGTACATAAAACTATTTTTGAACAAATCATATCTTCGCCTGATGGTGCAAGATTTCTTGCGAGCACAGACGGAATTAAATGGACTTTATTTCATGTTTCAGGCAAAATAAAACGTGTAATAGAAAAGGAAGGATTAGAGCTTCCTGTCTTTTCGCAAGACGGTGAAAATATCTTTTTTGAAAGTTCGGATGACTTCTGGATTTATAACCTCAAGAAAGAACAGCTTAGTCCAATGAATATTGCACATGGTCAAATAACTAGGATTAAAAACAACGTTTATAAAAATGATAACCGCGCTCCATCTCTGTCTGTGCAAGAACCACTGTTAGTTGAAGGTTATAGTTTGCTGAACAATACAACCTCCTACTACCTTATCGAAAATAGAAAATCAAAAACAGTTATTCCGTCTACTGATAATCGGATCAACCACATCGTATTTGATCAAAAGTTTAGGAACTTCTATACTGTAGAGGAAAATTTCAATAAACCACCGTTTTTACGGCATTATAGTGGAGCAAAGACAGCAAAGATAATCATGGAATGTTATTCACATGATAAAAGTGCCAAAAGGATCAAACAGGAAATCATTTCTTTTGATGCCATCGGAAAAAAACTAAATGGCATTTTATACTATCCTACTAATTTTGATCCAAAA
Coding sequences:
- a CDS encoding DUF2314 domain-containing protein, with translation MNKSFQLEVNQEYLYLLYKAKNTIWYFNELVKSGYSGYSAIKFQNENGIFVWLENIRIEDSYYCGVLSENNEPKKVPLNTAIDWMIIEGQRMLGGYSIRHYWNSLGEEEKLNFEIECGFRIDEGNDFFRPDRSTPEGAILSIEEFYGHKDLDGIISCKDFRKEAENIMIGHSVEITEKTHEMITSALKVSFFEELELNGFPKFEGLDRVFTMEYQREDQQLIEEKVIYSDGTVTINRLWVWYSGKDGWKVLNLVE
- a CDS encoding putative toxin, encoding MRKILFFVFLFLVCSSQAQVNQKKKNTKQKEWGNPVKLTKEERSRPYMTEVLKTRDSLSPQEAERRRKNIEAGNPFKKYGYYPKVATLSKGKYLEFHDQDSVVTIGSVRFNVKKGEVVDFLEVNLDDPDAQPIGDTHGRWISPDPLSEEFSSWSPYNMSFNNPLKFIDPDGRAPEEVNGCCWWLRLMPLFEESSIKPTVIETLTKTGEVGTKAAENSARQERFNFGRYVEKKELAEMGKDKNTQTYEFTDPKTGKIGRTIPDAMTDEGGTIEIKHVVKQSFTKQLRGQQQISKGNGQEAILHLNKSAEITKPLENSGIKIQRYVAPPKPKIDNMKVTPAPAPKLMPVPKPKDPCNGVPGCA
- a CDS encoding transglutaminase family protein; its protein translation is MKQIILLYYFIVGCYCYGQRLPKLPETPQQANLNSVPVIRNETSNLSSRTNNYPNFVNPQKKVNYQSDQAHLNKEVERQIAEIRAEAFSRNFKLSPLSDKKGTSAYYNAFEHLSKLDSESYSIADAVFIVENAYNNNDKNFQSTYQGQIQKATNIIRKEIKNSGIEDSDNVSKNLSIFKYFAEDSKLNGKVVHKAMKYDFDDYMGAKDYSKMFVSKLMKTNTGQCHSMPLLYLILAEQIGAEAYLVMSPNHSYIRFKDADGEMLSVELTNGMFSANSFVLNSGYIKAEALKNKLYMQNLTKREILSQTYVDLASGYIHKYGYDEFVSKVLDKALILNPNNINAILWKSNTDQVRFMQACSRFGIDPQIKEQLQNIRNYPPLENQFRQINIGFDYIDQSGFTQMPLDQYEKWLGSLKSTENQQKSNEIAERIKILNAQKQKESNKKPKPITPKKESPKIYKIPKEFL
- a CDS encoding RNA polymerase sigma factor; the encoded protein is MTFFSNHIIDVEDMYKSIYNTYRERVFHYIKGKVKNRNDIRDIAQNVFFHLWEYKESLGGVNTENIIFKTCNQEISKFFKTQRKHVFENDHAIPETPDDAVDQLDSKLKKEQQLQAVQDSIELLPASSKKMFTMNKLDGVTQQKIAAQLNLPKKTVQKQISKALIFLKDFHKNS
- a CDS encoding FecR family protein produces the protein MNNNEPYVEPLTPQEAEEDWLAIIARIRAHEAKKKKRKITRFVSAIAASILLLIGTIITYRMYVLPDIYFAKDNDLAITLTDNSHITLSKGAKLTVYKTFPSDTRDVFLEGNAVFKVSKSKEHPFIVHAGSYEAKVLGTVFKVVQTGATFKVDLYEGKVQVSNSSKPKESYIIQPKETFSNMGSNQVATVAPTAHDDFKKKKISATLAFTDFYLQDALKIIERTYGIKIIFPADRASSKISILSKDATVDELMENISIQLNLNIKKANVNTFELEE